A stretch of Saccharothrix texasensis DNA encodes these proteins:
- the thrC gene encoding threonine synthase: MTAVSVPSATTSFDLGPARALSCRECGHQTPLAAEYACLECFGPLEVAYDFGRIRREDIEAGPRSIWRYRGLLPVPTTVESHPNTNPGGTRLVEADRLAKALGVRKVWVKDDTGNPTHSFKDRVVGVALAAARELGFKVLACPSTGNLANAVAAAAARAGWQSVVLVPSTLERAKILMTAVYGGNLITVDGNYDDVNRLAQELAAEHEDWAFVNVNVRPYYAEGSKTLGYEVAEQLGWRLPDQIVVPIASGSQLTKVDKAFRELGDLDLVEQTPYRVFGAQATGCSPVAAAFKAGHDVVTPVRPDTIAKSLAIGAPADGPYVLDAVRRTNGAIEDVTDEEVVEGIRLLARTEGIFAETAGGVTVATAKKLIETGQLDPDGETVLLITGDGLKTLDALGDRVGPRANVPPSAEAVLKALQD, from the coding sequence ATGACTGCTGTCAGTGTGCCCTCGGCCACCACCTCCTTCGACCTCGGTCCCGCCCGCGCGCTGTCGTGTCGTGAATGCGGCCACCAGACACCGCTCGCCGCCGAGTACGCCTGTCTCGAGTGTTTCGGGCCGCTGGAAGTGGCCTACGACTTCGGTCGGATCCGTCGCGAGGACATCGAGGCGGGCCCCCGGTCGATCTGGCGCTACCGCGGCCTGCTCCCCGTGCCGACCACCGTCGAGTCGCACCCCAACACCAATCCCGGCGGCACCCGCCTGGTCGAGGCCGACCGCCTCGCCAAGGCCCTCGGCGTGCGCAAGGTGTGGGTGAAGGACGACACCGGCAACCCGACCCACTCGTTCAAGGATCGCGTGGTCGGCGTCGCCCTCGCCGCCGCCCGCGAACTCGGCTTCAAGGTCCTGGCCTGCCCCTCCACCGGCAACCTGGCCAACGCCGTCGCCGCCGCCGCCGCCCGCGCGGGCTGGCAGTCGGTGGTCCTGGTGCCGTCCACGCTGGAGCGGGCGAAGATCCTCATGACCGCCGTCTACGGCGGCAACCTGATCACCGTCGACGGCAACTACGACGACGTGAACCGGCTCGCGCAGGAACTGGCCGCCGAGCACGAGGACTGGGCGTTCGTCAACGTCAACGTCCGCCCCTACTACGCCGAGGGCTCCAAGACGCTCGGGTACGAGGTCGCCGAACAGCTCGGCTGGCGCCTGCCCGACCAGATCGTGGTGCCGATCGCGTCCGGCTCCCAGTTGACCAAGGTGGACAAGGCCTTCCGCGAGCTGGGCGACCTCGACCTGGTCGAGCAGACCCCGTACCGCGTGTTCGGCGCGCAGGCCACCGGCTGCTCCCCCGTCGCGGCCGCCTTCAAGGCGGGCCACGACGTGGTCACCCCGGTCCGCCCGGACACCATCGCCAAGTCGCTGGCGATCGGCGCCCCCGCCGACGGCCCCTACGTGCTGGACGCCGTCCGCCGCACCAACGGCGCGATCGAGGACGTCACCGACGAAGAGGTCGTCGAGGGCATCCGCCTCCTGGCCCGGACCGAGGGCATCTTCGCGGAGACCGCCGGCGGCGTCACCGTCGCGACCGCGAAGAAGCTCATCGAGACCGGTCAGCTGGACCCGGACGGCGAGACCGTGCTCCTGATCACCGGCGACGGCCTCAAGACCCTGGACGCCCTCGGTGACCGCGTCGGCCCCCGCGCCAACGTCCCGCCGTCGGCCGAAGCCGTCCTGAAGGCCCTCCAGGACTGA
- a CDS encoding glycoside hydrolase family 3 N-terminal domain-containing protein, translated as MLRSRKRTTVAALVALALMVTGAQASGIIEPAGQGYQDARAPIDRRVDDLLKRMTLEEKVGQMTQIRLGKLRGNCEWNPGPLREDCMKAVLEDAKVGSILSGGGDAPTPNTPRAWAEMTNAIQKYSLDHSRLRIPLIYGADGVHGHSNVLSATMFPHQIGLGATWHPELMEQLGASTGRAMRATGVFWNFAPVSDIARDTRWGRYYETYSEDPVLAGALAAANVRGQQGDPTDGTARLTATAKHFAGYSEPFNGHDRAPAQLPIRYLQDTVLPAFQPQFDAGVGTVMINSGAVNGVPAHASKYLLTTQLRDRMGFRGVAITDWEDIRFLVDRYHVAANYEEAVAMAVNAGVDMAMEPSDAAGFTAGLLAGVRGGAIPGKRIDQAVRRILKLKFELGLFEKPFVDVAKADAIVNGADRELARQAAAESTVLLRNDGVLPLSTGVGKLVVTGDSADSAARQLGGWTVGWQGVPASSPMPPTVTVLQGIKAAVPSANVVSAASQADAVAQAGDADAVVVVLGEDPGAEGESDTEEPALTAAQQGLVDAVRATGKPVVVVLLTGRPQVLGTVADAPALVAGWLPGSEGGSAIADVLFGAVNPSGKLPVSWPKTVGDQPFSYDQVRGANTSPSSAYDPAFAFGHGLSYTTFTTSAPTLKSAEVRRDDQVKVSVTVANTGARDGTLVVPVYVHQPVSKVLTAPQRLVGFTRVALKAGEQRAVEVTFDVQRLAVTAGDMDGSGKPEVARGGYEVVVGDGRARFTVR; from the coding sequence GTGTTGAGATCCCGCAAGCGGACCACGGTGGCCGCGCTGGTCGCGTTGGCCTTGATGGTCACCGGAGCACAGGCCAGCGGCATCATCGAGCCGGCCGGGCAGGGTTACCAGGACGCACGCGCGCCGATCGACCGCCGGGTCGACGACCTCCTCAAGCGCATGACGCTGGAGGAGAAGGTCGGCCAGATGACCCAGATCCGGTTGGGCAAGCTGCGCGGCAACTGCGAGTGGAACCCCGGTCCGCTGCGCGAGGACTGCATGAAGGCCGTGCTGGAGGACGCGAAGGTCGGCTCGATCCTGTCCGGCGGCGGCGACGCGCCCACCCCGAACACGCCGCGCGCGTGGGCCGAGATGACCAACGCCATCCAGAAGTACTCGCTGGACCACAGCAGGCTGCGGATCCCGCTGATCTACGGCGCGGACGGCGTGCACGGCCACTCGAACGTGCTCAGCGCCACCATGTTCCCGCACCAGATCGGCCTCGGCGCGACGTGGCACCCGGAGCTGATGGAGCAGCTCGGCGCGTCCACCGGCCGCGCCATGCGCGCGACCGGCGTGTTCTGGAACTTCGCGCCCGTCTCCGACATCGCCCGCGACACCCGCTGGGGCCGGTACTACGAGACCTACAGCGAGGACCCGGTGCTGGCCGGCGCCCTGGCGGCGGCGAACGTGCGCGGGCAGCAGGGCGACCCGACCGACGGCACCGCGCGGCTGACCGCGACCGCCAAGCACTTCGCGGGCTACTCGGAGCCGTTCAACGGCCACGACCGCGCACCCGCCCAGCTGCCCATCCGGTACCTCCAGGACACCGTGCTGCCCGCGTTCCAGCCGCAGTTCGACGCGGGCGTCGGCACCGTGATGATCAACTCCGGTGCGGTCAACGGCGTGCCCGCGCACGCGTCGAAGTACCTGCTGACCACGCAGCTGCGCGACCGGATGGGGTTCCGGGGCGTGGCGATCACCGACTGGGAGGACATCCGGTTCCTGGTGGACCGCTACCACGTGGCGGCGAACTACGAGGAGGCCGTCGCGATGGCCGTGAACGCGGGCGTCGACATGGCCATGGAGCCGTCGGACGCGGCCGGGTTCACCGCCGGGCTGCTGGCGGGCGTGCGCGGCGGCGCGATCCCCGGCAAGCGGATCGACCAGGCCGTGCGGCGGATCCTGAAGCTCAAGTTCGAGCTGGGGCTGTTCGAGAAGCCGTTCGTCGACGTGGCGAAGGCCGACGCGATCGTGAACGGCGCCGACCGGGAGCTGGCCCGTCAGGCGGCGGCGGAGAGCACGGTGCTGCTGCGCAACGACGGAGTGCTGCCCCTGTCGACCGGCGTCGGCAAGCTCGTGGTGACCGGTGACTCGGCCGACTCCGCGGCCAGGCAGCTCGGCGGCTGGACCGTCGGCTGGCAGGGCGTGCCCGCCTCCTCGCCCATGCCGCCCACGGTGACGGTGCTTCAGGGCATCAAGGCCGCCGTGCCGTCGGCGAACGTCGTCAGCGCGGCCAGCCAGGCCGACGCGGTGGCGCAGGCCGGTGACGCCGACGCGGTGGTCGTCGTGCTCGGCGAGGACCCCGGCGCGGAAGGCGAGTCGGACACCGAGGAGCCCGCGCTGACCGCGGCGCAGCAGGGCCTGGTGGACGCGGTGCGGGCGACCGGCAAGCCGGTGGTGGTCGTGCTGCTGACCGGCCGGCCGCAGGTGCTCGGCACGGTGGCGGACGCGCCCGCGCTGGTCGCGGGCTGGCTGCCCGGCTCCGAGGGCGGCAGCGCCATCGCCGACGTGCTGTTCGGCGCGGTGAACCCGAGCGGCAAGCTGCCCGTGTCGTGGCCGAAGACGGTCGGCGACCAGCCGTTCTCCTACGACCAGGTGCGCGGCGCGAACACCTCGCCCAGCTCGGCGTACGACCCGGCGTTCGCGTTCGGCCACGGCCTGTCGTACACGACGTTCACCACGTCCGCGCCCACGCTGAAGTCGGCGGAGGTGCGGCGAGACGACCAGGTGAAGGTGTCGGTGACCGTCGCCAACACCGGCGCCCGGGATGGCACGCTCGTCGTGCCGGTGTACGTGCACCAGCCCGTGAGCAAGGTGCTCACCGCCCCGCAGCGCCTGGTCGGCTTCACCCGGGTGGCGTTGAAGGCGGGCGAGCAGCGGGCGGTCGAGGTGACGTTCGACGTGCAGCGGCTCGCGGTGACGGCGGGCGACATGGACGGCTCGGGCAAGCCGGAGGTCGCCCGGGGTGGCTACGAGGTCGTGGTCGGCGACGGGAGGGCTCGATTCACGGTGCGGTGA
- a CDS encoding VOC family protein has protein sequence MSVRDTPYPPGTPAWVDMMTTDREATMEFYGGLFGWDFEIGGPETGHYTMALVRGLPVAGFGEMPSDVMFPVVWTTYLATDDLDESVQRLNADGGKVLVPEFDTGGPGRGAIAVDPYGAAFGLWEAGTHIGAYVANEPGSVIWNELATRDPLGAAEFYRQVFDVGLDPLPDFPYTQLRVGGRAVAGVFGMTNEVPAEIPPHWMTYFAVTDADAAAGRVEELGGVTVGDVVESRFGRFTTVGDPMGATFRLIQPPPSTPD, from the coding sequence ATGAGCGTGAGGGACACCCCGTACCCGCCAGGCACACCCGCGTGGGTGGACATGATGACCACCGACCGCGAGGCCACCATGGAGTTCTACGGCGGCCTGTTCGGCTGGGACTTCGAGATCGGCGGCCCGGAGACCGGGCACTACACGATGGCGCTGGTGCGCGGGCTGCCCGTGGCGGGCTTCGGCGAGATGCCGTCGGACGTGATGTTCCCCGTGGTGTGGACGACCTACCTGGCCACCGACGACCTGGACGAGTCGGTGCAGCGGCTCAACGCCGACGGCGGCAAGGTGCTCGTGCCGGAGTTCGACACCGGCGGGCCGGGGCGCGGGGCGATCGCGGTGGACCCGTACGGCGCGGCGTTCGGGCTGTGGGAGGCGGGCACGCACATCGGCGCGTACGTGGCGAACGAGCCCGGCTCGGTGATCTGGAACGAGCTGGCCACCCGCGACCCGCTCGGCGCGGCCGAGTTCTACCGGCAGGTGTTCGACGTGGGGCTGGACCCGCTGCCGGACTTCCCGTACACGCAGCTGCGGGTGGGGGGCCGCGCGGTGGCGGGCGTGTTCGGCATGACCAACGAGGTCCCCGCCGAGATCCCGCCGCACTGGATGACCTACTTCGCGGTCACCGACGCCGACGCGGCGGCCGGCCGGGTGGAAGAGCTGGGCGGCGTCACGGTCGGCGACGTGGTCGAGTCGCGGTTCGGCCGGTTCACCACCGTCGGCGACCCGATGGGCGCGACGTTCCGGCTCATCCAACCGCCGCCTTCCACCCCAGACTGA
- a CDS encoding sulfite exporter TauE/SafE family protein, with protein MTAALDWPGFGHISLAALLFLCLAAALAGAVDAVVGGGGLVQLPALLLIAPGGQPLYALATNKIASVVGTAAAVRTYSRQTTIDWSSALPMAAAAFAGAVGGAAFAGALAPGVLNGVVLVALVGVGLYTWRKPELGVAEAPRFTRFAQIAVMALGGALIGFYDGLAGPGTGAFLVFLLVGLVGFAFLRASATAKIVNVATNLGALLYFIPAGKVLWGLGLVLALCNVTGAVFGARLAVRRGSAFVRRVFLTVVVALVVSLGWKAAVG; from the coding sequence GTGACCGCCGCACTCGACTGGCCCGGCTTCGGGCACATCTCGCTCGCCGCCCTGCTGTTCCTCTGCCTGGCCGCCGCGCTCGCCGGCGCGGTCGACGCGGTGGTGGGCGGCGGCGGCCTGGTCCAGCTGCCCGCGCTGCTGCTGATCGCGCCCGGCGGCCAGCCGCTCTACGCGCTGGCCACCAACAAGATCGCTTCCGTGGTCGGCACGGCGGCGGCGGTGCGCACGTACTCCCGGCAGACCACGATCGACTGGTCCTCGGCGTTGCCGATGGCGGCGGCCGCGTTCGCGGGCGCGGTGGGCGGCGCGGCGTTCGCCGGCGCGTTGGCGCCCGGTGTGCTCAACGGCGTGGTGCTCGTCGCGCTGGTCGGCGTCGGCCTCTACACGTGGCGCAAACCGGAGCTGGGCGTGGCCGAGGCGCCGAGGTTCACGCGCTTCGCGCAGATCGCGGTGATGGCCCTGGGCGGCGCGCTGATCGGCTTCTACGACGGCCTGGCCGGTCCGGGCACGGGCGCGTTCCTGGTGTTCCTGCTCGTGGGCCTCGTCGGGTTCGCGTTCCTGCGCGCCTCGGCCACGGCCAAGATCGTCAACGTGGCGACCAACCTGGGCGCGCTGCTCTACTTCATCCCGGCCGGGAAGGTGCTGTGGGGCCTGGGCCTGGTGCTCGCGCTGTGCAACGTGACCGGCGCGGTGTTCGGCGCGCGGCTGGCGGTGCGGCGCGGTTCGGCGTTCGTGCGCCGGGTGTTCCTCACCGTCGTGGTGGCGCTCGTGGTCAGTCTGGGGTGGAAGGCGGCGGTTGGATGA
- the holA gene encoding DNA polymerase III subunit delta — MSAPADTPDAVHLILGEEELLVERAVRGALAVARKADPQADLTRVRVTDLTPPELAELVSPSLFAEGRVVALEAAQECGTEIADAVLGYAKAPADGVTVVVVHSGGGRSKAAKELPAALRKAGARVTECPKITKAADREAFVRNEIRAAGGGKADPEAVAVLIEAVGSDLRELAAAASQLVADTAGKVDAEAVRRYHRGRAEVTGFAVAEKAVMGDRAGALEALRWAIQLGVPHVLVADALADAVRTIARVSAVGRGDPFKLAGELGMPPWKVKKAQGQSRGWEERGLAAAMTVVADLNADVKGVAADSGYALERAVLKIVAAHGRR, encoded by the coding sequence GTGAGTGCGCCCGCTGACACGCCCGACGCCGTGCACCTGATCCTCGGCGAGGAGGAGTTGCTGGTCGAGCGCGCGGTGCGCGGTGCGTTGGCGGTGGCGCGGAAAGCCGACCCGCAGGCCGACCTGACCCGCGTCCGCGTGACTGATCTCACCCCGCCTGAGCTGGCGGAACTGGTGAGCCCGTCGCTGTTCGCCGAGGGGCGGGTGGTCGCGCTGGAAGCCGCGCAGGAGTGCGGCACGGAGATCGCCGACGCGGTCCTCGGCTACGCCAAGGCCCCGGCGGACGGGGTGACGGTGGTGGTCGTCCACAGTGGCGGCGGGCGCAGCAAGGCGGCCAAGGAGCTGCCCGCGGCGCTGCGCAAGGCCGGCGCCCGCGTGACCGAGTGCCCCAAGATCACCAAGGCGGCGGACCGGGAAGCGTTCGTGCGCAACGAGATCCGCGCGGCGGGCGGAGGGAAGGCCGACCCGGAGGCCGTGGCGGTGCTGATCGAGGCGGTGGGGTCGGACCTGCGCGAGCTGGCGGCGGCGGCCTCGCAGCTCGTCGCCGACACAGCCGGCAAGGTCGACGCCGAGGCGGTCCGCCGCTACCACCGCGGCCGGGCCGAGGTGACCGGGTTCGCGGTCGCGGAGAAGGCCGTGATGGGCGACCGGGCGGGTGCGCTGGAGGCGTTGCGGTGGGCGATCCAGCTCGGTGTGCCGCACGTGCTGGTCGCCGACGCGCTGGCCGACGCGGTGCGCACGATCGCGCGGGTCTCCGCGGTGGGCCGGGGCGACCCGTTCAAGCTGGCGGGCGAGCTGGGCATGCCGCCGTGGAAGGTGAAGAAGGCCCAGGGCCAGTCGCGTGGCTGGGAGGAGCGGGGGCTCGCGGCCGCGATGACGGTGGTCGCGGACCTGAACGCCGACGTCAAAGGCGTCGCCGCCGACTCCGGCTACGCCCTGGAACGCGCGGTGCTGAAGATCGTCGCCGCCCACGGCCGCCGCTGA
- the rpsT gene encoding 30S ribosomal protein S20, producing the protein MANIKSQMKRIKTNEKARLRNKAVKSSLKTAIRKFREAAEAGDKEKAVALAQDASRKLDKAVSKGVIHSNQAANKKSALARRANQI; encoded by the coding sequence GTGGCGAACATCAAGTCCCAGATGAAGCGGATCAAGACGAACGAGAAGGCGCGCCTGCGCAACAAGGCCGTCAAGTCGTCCCTCAAGACCGCCATCCGCAAGTTCCGTGAGGCCGCCGAGGCCGGTGACAAGGAGAAGGCTGTCGCGCTGGCGCAGGACGCGTCCCGCAAGCTCGACAAGGCCGTCTCCAAGGGAGTAATCCACTCCAACCAGGCCGCCAACAAGAAGTCGGCGCTGGCGCGGCGCGCCAACCAGATCTGA